The DNA sequence TTCCTGAAGCTAGGATTCCACTAGCACAAGCTACAATATATTTGGCACAATGTCCTAAGTCAAACTCTGTGATAAGTGCAATAGATATGGCTTTAGCAGATTTGGATACAATAGAAACAGGAGATATACCAAATCATTTAAAAGATGCTCATTATTCAGGTGCTGCTGATTTAGGTAGAGGTGTTGATTATAAATATCCTCATGATTATCCAAATCATTATATTAATCAGCAATACTTACCAGATCCTATAAAAGATAGAAAGTATTACAATCCAGGAAATAATAAAAATGAAAAGTCATTTGAAAATTATTGGGATACACTAAAAAATTTAAAGAGTAAATAAATAAAAAGAAGCTATTTCAAATACTTGATAGCTTCTTTTGTTATGTATAAAATTTAAAAACGCTTTGTTTTATAAAATCTATTGAAGAAATATTTATAATAGATTTTATATTTTACATTCTTTTATATATAATTGGATCTACAAATCCAAAAGTAATCTTATCATTTTTATAAAAGACCTCACTTACATAAAGTACATCTTTTTCAATTCTTTCTTTTAATTCAAACTTAGTAATAGGAGTAAAATAACTAGTACTTTCTCCAGTAAAAACACCATTACATTCATCATATACCATAGGAGTAAACTTTTCAGAAACAATTAACTCATTAAAATCCATAACTAAATTTTTATTATCATTTCTAAAGTCTTCTTTAGTTATACCTTTTGGTAATTCATATGATGTTAAAACAACTTTATTATTATCGTTTAAAGTAAATAAAAATAAATGAGGTAATATATTATTAAAATTTCCTTGTTTATAATAACTTTCTTCAATTACAAAATATCCTTTGAAATCATTAGGTAAATTTTTGATTTTTTCATTACAAATACCATTTATATGTTTTGCACAAGGATGCTTAACTTCTCCAGATTCTAGCTCTTTTGCTAGTTGCTCATCATTATTAAATGTTCCACATAAGTTTTTTATAAATTCATCTAATACAGTCATAATTAAGCCTTCTTTCTGAAATTTAATATTTTATTAAAGTCACTATAGCACTAAATTAAAATATTTACAAGTTAAATGATTTTGAATTCATAATTATTTTCAAATAAGAAGGATTGATACCGTATTATAAAGAATAAATGTTTTATAAAAAACATATTATTTAACATAAAGATTGGTATAACGGAGGATATAATGATTTTAAAGTTAAATGAAGGATATAATGAATTAATTATGAAGTATTTAAAAATAGAAGAAAATTTTAATAGATTATTAATTGGAGATATAAAAAGGTATGGATATGATAATTACTTTTTTAATATATGGGGGAATTTTGATATAAATGGCTCTATAAGAGGATTACTTATTCAATACTTTGATTTATTAACTATATATTCAATAGATAACTTTAATTTAGAATCATTTATTGAACATATAAATAAAATGCCCTATAGAAATCTAAATGGAAAGATAAGTACTTTAAAGTATTTAGAGGGTTATATAAATTTTGATAAAAAGCGAATTATTACCTTTTGTATGTTGAAAAATAAAAAATACATAAATGAGATTAATATTGATGAAAATGTAAAAAAAATTAGATTTGGAAAAATAAATAAAATACTAAAATTATATGAAGATATAGATGAATTTGAAAAACCAACTATAAAAAGCGTAAGAAATAATTTAAAAAGTGGACGAGGGTATTATATAGAAGAAGATAAAAAAATAGTTTCGATGGCAAAAACAACAGCAGAAAGTGACTTATATGCAATGGTAATAGGAGTGGGAACTCACCCTAAATATAGAAATAGAGGATATGCAACTAAGTGTATGGTAAGATTATGTAAGAACTTAATTGATGAAAATAAAATTCCATGTCTTTTTTATGATAATGAAGAAGCCGGAAAAATTTATAAAAAAATAGGGTTTAAAGAGATAGATCAGTGGGTAATTTATTATAAGTAATAAGTTTAAGGAGTTGAAAATACTTAATTTCTTCTCCTTTTTTAATTCCTACAAAAATAGTATGAATTTAATGTTGACAAGATCACTAGGATATAATAAAATAATCTTAAAGATAAAACCTAGTAAGTTAGTCGGAAATACCTATTTGAAAAGAAGGTGTATAAAATGAAACTATCAACTAAAGGTAGATACGGACTAAAAGCAATGTTTGAGCTTTCCTTGACACAAAAGAATGGGCCAGTTCCATTAAGACAAATAGCTCAAAAACAAAATATATCAGAACAATATTTAGAACAAATATTTTCAGCTTTAAAAAAGGCTGGTCTTATAAAGAGTGTAAGAGGTTCACAAGGTGGATATCAACTTGTAAAGGAGCCTAAAGACATTACAGTAGGTGATATATTAGTTGTACTTGAGGGACCTGTTTCAATTTCAGATTGTGTTGTAGATGAAGACATATGTGAAAACTCTGGAATATGTGTTACTAAAATTGTTTGGGAGAGACTAAAAAAAGGGATAGAGGATGTTATTAATTCAATAACACTTCAAAATATGATTGATGATTATAAAAAAAATAAAAATATAAATGATATAACAGATTTAATTACAAAATAGATTTAGGAGATGAATCAAATGGAAAAAAGAAAGATATATATGGATTATTCTGCTACAACTCCTGTAAAAAAAGAAGTACTAGAAGCTATGATTCCTTACTTTAGTGAAACTTTTGGAAATGCATCAAGTTTTCACTCTTTCGGGAGAGAGGCTAAAAACATATTAGATAAATCAAGAGCAACAGTTGCAGATCTTATAAATGCAAAGCCTAATGAAATATACTTCACAGCTGGTGGAACAGAAAGTGATAACTGGGCTATAGAAGGGGTTGCTTTTGCAAATAAAGCTAAAGGAAATCACATAATAACTTCTAAAGTAGAACATCATGGTATACTTCATGTTTGTGAATACTTAGAAAAACATCATGGATTTGAAGTAACTTACTTAGATGTTGATGCAGATGGTAGAGTAAATGCTGAGGATGTTGAAAAAGCAATAACAGACAAAACTATATTAATAAGTATAATGTTTGCTAACAATGAAGTTGGTACAGTTCAACCTATAAAAGAAATAGGTGAGATAGCTAAAAAGCATAAGGTTATATTCCACACAGATGCAGTACAGGCAGCTGGAAATATTCCTATAGATGTTAAAGAGTTAAATATAGATTTAATGAGTATGTCATCTCATAAAATATATGGACCTAAAGGTATAGGTGCGCTATATATAAGAACAGGTGTTAAGTTACACACTTTAGTTCATGGTGGAGCACAAGAAAGAAGAAGAAGAGCTGGTACAGAAAATATACCTGGTATAGTAGGATATGCTAAAGCATGTGAACTTGCAAAAGCAAATATGGGAGAACACATAGAAAGATTAACAGCATTAAGAACTAAGCTTATAGATGGTATATTAGAAAGAATACCTTACACAAAAGTTAATGGAAGCTTACAATATAGACTTCCAGGAAATGTAAACTTCTCATTTGAATTTATAGAAGGAGAAGGAATATTATTAATGTTAGATATGTTAGGTATAGCTGCATCAAGTGGATCAGCTTGTACATCAGGATCATTAGATCCATCTCATGTACTTATGGCTATGGGATTACCTCATGAGATAGCTCATGGTTCATTAAGATTAAGTATAGGGGACTTTACAACAGAAGAAGATATAGATTTTATAATAGATAATTTACCGAAGATAATAGAAAGATTAAGAAGTATGTCACCATTATATAATAAGTTAGACAAGGGAGGAAACTAAAATGCAATACAGTGAAAAAGTTATGGATCATTTCATGAACCCAAGAAATGTTGGAGAAATAGAAGATGCTAGTGGAATAGGTGAAGTTGGAAACGTTAAATGTGGAGATATAATGAGAATATATCTTGATATAGATAATGATACTAAGGTTATAAAAGACGTTAAGTTTATGACTTTCGGATGTGGATCAGCTATAGCAAGTTCTTCTATGGCTACAGAGTTAATAAAAGGGAAAACTATAGAGGAAGCTTTAGATATAACTAATAAAGCTGTTGCTGAAGCATTAGATGGATTACCACCAGTTAAAATGCACTGTTCAGTTTTAGCAGAACAAGCAATAAAAGCAGCATTAATAGATTATTCTAAAAAGAATAATATACACATAGCAGCATTAGATGGTGTTGTTATAGAAGATGACCATGATCACCATCATGATATTGAAGAAGAAGAGTAAGATAAAACTTGTTTAAATATGAATAGAGATAAAAAAGATATGATTATATAATCATATCTTTTTTATTTTTCAAAAATTGATTGATTTATAAAAAAGTAGTATATTTAATTTATAAGTATTGAAAGGATTAAGGCTATGGAAATATTAATATTAATTTTAGTAGTTGTATTTGTTTTAAGTACAAATAATAATCAATGCAATAAAAAATCACATAATCAAAAAAAGAATAGCATTTGGAGTAATAACAACATTTTTAATGATTATAGTAAATTTGATAATCACGACTGTGGATGCCACCATTATAATGATGATTGCTGTAGTGATTCAAGTTGTGATTGTGGGTGCGATTGTAATGATAACTAGAAAAAAGAAGCAAATGCTTCTTTTTTTATTATAAATATTTATAATAAATGAATTATTTATATATATTTCGTTTTACTGAAGTTAATTTTAAAAATTGTAAGAAAATCTTAAGATTTATCTTAATTATTTCTTAAGATTTATGAGTTATTATATAAATATAGAAAAAATAAGTCCAAATAGGAAGTGATAATGTATAATCAAACTTGATGATTAACTTAAGAGAGGGATAGAAATGAGCAATATTTTAGTAGTAGATGATGATAAAGAAATAGTAGATTCTATAGAAATCTATCTAAAAAACGAAGGTTTTAACATATTTAAAGCTTATGATGGATTAGAAGCTTTGGATATTTTAATCAACAATGACATACATTTAATTCTTATGGATATTATGATGCCTAAACTAGACGGAATAAAGGCAACTATAAAAATTCGAGAGGAAAAAAATATTCCAATAATATTAATTTCAGCAAAAAGTGAAGATAGTGATAAGATTATTGGATTAAATATAGGGGCAGATGATTATATTACTAAACCATTTAATCCATTAGAACTTATAGCAAGAACTAAATCTCAATTGAGAAGATACATAAAATTAGGAACTTATAAAGCTGAAGAAAAAAAAGACATTCTTCAAAGTGGAGGATTAACGTTAAATACTAGCACAAAAGAAGTTTTTATAGATGATGAACTTGTAAAGCTTACTCCAATAGAATTTAAGATATTAAATCTCTTACTGGCAAATAGAGGGAGAGTATTTTCTATAGATGAGATTTATGAAAAAGTTTGGCAAGAAGAAAGTTTTAATGCAGAGAATACAGTAAGTGTTCATATTAGGAGAATTAGAGAAAAAATAGAAATTAATCCTAAAGAACCAAGATATTTAAAGGTGGTGTGGGGAGTTGGCTACAAAGTCGAGAAGTTATAATATATTAAAGTTAAAAAGATGGAATATTCAATTAGTAATGCATTTTACTATGCTACTTATATTTTTCTTTTTAACTCAATTAGGAGCTGTATTAATAGGATTTACATATTTAGAGGGAAATATAAGTCTTCAATTTGCAGGTTTAATTATAGCAAATTTTATATTTTATAAGGTTATGACGGGGATGAATTTATTGTAAAAAGTAAAGTAGGTGAATAAATGGATAAGGTAAATAAAGATAAGAGAGGGATAAAATTTGTATTTTTAATTATAT is a window from the Paraclostridium sordellii genome containing:
- a CDS encoding response regulator transcription factor, producing the protein MSNILVVDDDKEIVDSIEIYLKNEGFNIFKAYDGLEALDILINNDIHLILMDIMMPKLDGIKATIKIREEKNIPIILISAKSEDSDKIIGLNIGADDYITKPFNPLELIARTKSQLRRYIKLGTYKAEEKKDILQSGGLTLNTSTKEVFIDDELVKLTPIEFKILNLLLANRGRVFSIDEIYEKVWQEESFNAENTVSVHIRRIREKIEINPKEPRYLKVVWGVGYKVEKL
- the nifS gene encoding cysteine desulfurase NifS; translation: MEKRKIYMDYSATTPVKKEVLEAMIPYFSETFGNASSFHSFGREAKNILDKSRATVADLINAKPNEIYFTAGGTESDNWAIEGVAFANKAKGNHIITSKVEHHGILHVCEYLEKHHGFEVTYLDVDADGRVNAEDVEKAITDKTILISIMFANNEVGTVQPIKEIGEIAKKHKVIFHTDAVQAAGNIPIDVKELNIDLMSMSSHKIYGPKGIGALYIRTGVKLHTLVHGGAQERRRRAGTENIPGIVGYAKACELAKANMGEHIERLTALRTKLIDGILERIPYTKVNGSLQYRLPGNVNFSFEFIEGEGILLMLDMLGIAASSGSACTSGSLDPSHVLMAMGLPHEIAHGSLRLSIGDFTTEEDIDFIIDNLPKIIERLRSMSPLYNKLDKGGN
- a CDS encoding RrF2 family transcriptional regulator, giving the protein MKLSTKGRYGLKAMFELSLTQKNGPVPLRQIAQKQNISEQYLEQIFSALKKAGLIKSVRGSQGGYQLVKEPKDITVGDILVVLEGPVSISDCVVDEDICENSGICVTKIVWERLKKGIEDVINSITLQNMIDDYKKNKNINDITDLITK
- a CDS encoding GNAT family N-acetyltransferase, with translation MILKLNEGYNELIMKYLKIEENFNRLLIGDIKRYGYDNYFFNIWGNFDINGSIRGLLIQYFDLLTIYSIDNFNLESFIEHINKMPYRNLNGKISTLKYLEGYINFDKKRIITFCMLKNKKYINEINIDENVKKIRFGKINKILKLYEDIDEFEKPTIKSVRNNLKSGRGYYIEEDKKIVSMAKTTAESDLYAMVIGVGTHPKYRNRGYATKCMVRLCKNLIDENKIPCLFYDNEEAGKIYKKIGFKEIDQWVIYYK
- the nifU gene encoding Fe-S cluster assembly scaffold protein NifU — protein: MQYSEKVMDHFMNPRNVGEIEDASGIGEVGNVKCGDIMRIYLDIDNDTKVIKDVKFMTFGCGSAIASSSMATELIKGKTIEEALDITNKAVAEALDGLPPVKMHCSVLAEQAIKAALIDYSKKNNIHIAALDGVVIEDDHDHHHDIEEEE